Within the Salvia hispanica cultivar TCC Black 2014 chromosome 4, UniMelb_Shisp_WGS_1.0, whole genome shotgun sequence genome, the region AACTTTGCCCACAAACTGTTTTTACTTTCAATTTTGAGGTGGGTGTTGCCTAACAACTTACAACTCAAATAACCTACAACATGCCATTTTCTGCAACTAGTAAAATAAAGagtatagaaaaatgaaaattggttGGTGAAAACTGTAATGAGAAATTCTACAATAACCTTTGCTCAGATGGAAATCCAAACTATATACACTCACACACAGCCAAGAGTCAGTTGATGAGCCACAGCACGGCATAAGCGGCTGAGAGGATAGCTGCTACGAAGTCAGTTGAGGTTGCTCGTAGTGTTCCCCTCAACACAGTTTTAGGGTGGATAGAATGTTGTTAGATCAAATCCCATATGCATCTTTCCCAACACCACCAGGGACATGATCTTAAGCTGCACAAACAGCCGATACCATATGAATGTCGAAGCAATCAAGGAGATGATTTCCAGTCAAACTGAAGATCATGGAACCCATTGACTGTCCCCATTCCATTATGCAACTGGCTGCCTAAATCTTGTTGTTGGCTCAAGCTCTGCTCCCGTGTCATTGGCAAACCTAATCTGCCATTCACGGGCATGGTGTTATTGCCAACCGCTGATCGGACCCCATTTGCCAAGGTGGATTGGCCATGTCCATTGCTGAGGCTCCCAAATCCCACACCACCCATCGAATGGTTGCCAGTGGCTACTCCATGACCTGCCAAACTGTTGATGCCGTTCATAGCAGCACTGTTGTTTGCTGACGACATTCCATTAACATTTTTCATGTCACCGCTCGTTGCTCCTGTACCCATCATGCCAGCCCCTCCAAGCTGTGAAGACATCATCATGTCATGTATAATTTTCTGTACCGAGCTTTGTGAATCATGTGCATCTGCGTCACCAGATAGAGAAGGTTGTTGCATCGAAACATTTGGTGAGTTTGCAGGAGCTCCTGATAAACCACCACCATATGGAGATGGCTGTGGGTTATTAGAAGATGATGGTCCAGGTGATTGGAAAGGGGAAGGAGCAGACTGAGATTGTCGCATTGTGATTGAAGAGCCCGGGGATTGCATCTGTACACTAATACCTCCTCCGTGGGGACTGTTTGCATTAGAAACAGGGTTTTGATGTCGGGAGTTGATCGAATTCTGGTGAAGCAGCACGGCAATGTTGCCAGTAGAAGAAGTTGTGGGCCCTGTGTTTGTAGTGTTACTCACACTTGGCATGCCATTACTAGCAGCAGCAAGTTGCATAACAGCAGCTTGTCCAGGATTGCTTGCATTTTGGCCCATCATTTGCTCCTGCTGCTGACCCTCATTTCGCTGAGGTTGACCTTGAAACCCAGCTTTTGTTCTTTGAGGAAATTTGGTCAAGCTCTCTGGAAAACGAAAAATTtgctcataaaaaaaaagtagtataaaatgaaaaggacAGATAATAATAACACTGGAGACCGATTAACTGCAAGAAAGTTTAGAACTGATGGATATTTAAGGCATATTAAGAATCAAGCAGAAATGGAAGGTTTCATGGCATTAACTAACGAAACGGAAAGTGACTCAGAAATAGCACAAGCGGAAACCTAAGTTACCTAACCCTCATGTATTGACTTGAATGCAGATTTTTACAGATTTACTATCAGATTATTGAATATTCAAGCTTACCCATAGGACCTGTTCCAGTTCCACGGCTATAATCTATAAGATCTTTCATGCTATTCACCACTTCTGATATCTGCAATTTGATCAGAAACATAAGTATATGCCAAATGATCATTAAAGGGCCAAACAGCAAATGAAATGATGTTACTTAACACCACTATCGAATGTGATTCCATCAGAAAACATCAGCCAGATGCCATCCACGggtgagaaaagaaaatgaaccACAGCTGTAGCAATGCATTGTCGGGCATTTATGCAAGAGCCAGAAGAGTTTGGATGTTtgtctatatataattatctaCATTTCCCTTAATTGAAAACTGATGGAGATGagaacattaattatttgattcatCCAAAGTCTTGGTACAATCCTCCTATGCAATAGCTCCCCAGAGAGCCTGCGCACATCACTCACAGTGATCTCCTACATCAAATCAATTTCCTATCTCAATATTTATTGTATTGCGGGTAACGCATCAAGAAATAATTCACCTCTGTCAGCGCAACCTACAACATTGTGTTCCACCTTGGTCTATTCGTTGGGATGATTCGGACAAGGAGAcattcattataaaaaaatcttttagCAACTTTGGACGAAGATAATGCTAGTTTGATAAAACTGACTACATGGGTCCTCCAATTTACGATGATGGCCCATCTATGTTGCAGGATGAGATTTTATCTCCTGTGTTGTGTTTTTACTTGTTGGACATGCTTCAGTGGTGCATTACACTTGTTTCTCTCCCGAGTATCGGTGATGATGTTCACCGtcacaaattattttagtcCACATGCACTAACAATGGAAGTCATAATGTGAGGTGCACTTGAACCTATGTTCTAGAGATGAGAGGGTGTTAGATTTGAGGGTGAATCCAACTCATTTAAGGGAAAATGGTGGAGATGagattattatttagttaatttaatttattatcatattattctTGTTACTTAATTTATGTGTATTGCTTGATTTAGGATTTATTCCTAATGCATtagtttcttttgtttatggCCACATAGCAGCCTATATATGGTTTGTTGGACATCAAATTTGGATGGTGGAGTATTAATaaagttttaagttttattttgttcgtTCTCGATATTCTTCTTCAAGAATCAACGATTTGTGTTCATAGTGTTTTTCAGTATTCATCTTGAATTAACGgaatttctcttttatatcAACATGATTCCGGAATTCTATAGAATCGATGGAATCACTTGTGTTCTTCCCTCATTGCTCTCGAATCAACTGAGTAACACTATAACTCATATGCTTCCATGCATCAAATGCAGGTAATTTGTTTTACCTTCACCAACTTCTGCAAATCTacgtagaaaatgaaattatagttCCAACATGTTCACATTCTTATCATGGATTAAAGTAGGCcattaattatagtaatactTTGTTAGTAGACTTGCATGCAATAAATTGCACTATGTTCATACattttcgttttattttcTGTGCCTGGAGTTCGCAAGGCAAGCGCCTTCGCTCGTGCCTTACACCTTTCATGTTGAGCCATCGATAATTATATGCTTCTGATTATTATACCTCAAACTAAGTAGGAATCTAATTTGCTGATGAAATCTAAGTACTTTATAAGCATATCATTGAGTGCTCAAAATTCAATCACCATTATCAAACAGTCCCAGCAAGACACTAATGAAAGAGAAAACCACATTACCTGCAGGCACCGCACATATCTCTTGGTATATCCTAAATCGTTTACTAGTGGAACTTCCAATGCTTTAGCAAGCTGACGAGCTGAAGCCACAAACCTGGAATGCAAAGTGGATTTACAAATGAATAGCAGTATCAAGAAACCAGCCATATCATAAAGCAAGCTGCAATGCATTTGACATGAGATGGACCGCCGCCTAAGAGTTAAAGAAGCTCTCTGTAAAATGACTTTTTAAGCATTGAGAGTCTGGGAGAGGCTAAGGTTTTCAGCATACAGCCATTTATGTTATATACTCCACAATGCAACAGAAAAACatactataataaattaaaaaatagcacTTATTTTCCACCCGAACATACAAAAAGAACACATGGAGTAAATGTGCGAAGCTGCAGTTAATACATACATTCATATCAAGATTTAGGAGATTAGTATTTCCAACTCACGTATTGCAGTTATTTTGTAGCTCAGAAACAGATGAGCTGGAGGATGTATTTGAGGTAGCAGCCTGGCATTTTTGGGCAGCAGCACCAAGTTGACTAACCTGCAATTCAATAGTAACCTAGTCAATACATAGTACAGTAAAAAATGAAGACACTGGTTTAGCATATCAGCCAATAGGACTGATGGATGAAGAATCCAGCCTTAACCAGACTATTTCAGAATAAGCTAGCAatcatagtaataaatttgttCAAATATGGCATGTAATATAGACAACCTGGGGAATCAGCAATCTTCTAGGAATAAGCTCTTCATGACGTCGAGCACAAAACTCCCACGAGCATATCTGCCATTTAGTTGAGAGAACAGAGAGTAAACAAATAGCAGTTCAAGGTAAAACAACAAGACAGTAGCTGTTTGTGTGTAGAGCAACCTTAAGGTCAGGAGAGAAAACAATTCGAAGCTGACCGTCTCGAACAACGCGAAGTTGCTCAAAGACGCTCTCCTGTATCGCTTTTGCATAATCCAGAACAATTTGGCCAGAAGAATTCTGATACTCCCGAGGCATGTCGACATATAGGAGTTCTTCTAAAGTACcgctttcatattttattttgaagagtCTGGGCAGTACCTCTGCAGTTGCCTCTGGCAGATGTAGAAAACAACATCAACTGacaaataaatacatagtagtattaatctACTTACAGCAATTTTCTAATTCAAGAATCTAGATAGTTGTGTTCTATTTTTCCATCAGTCTGGGAGGTGAGGATAGGGATATTAGACATTCTGAAGAAGTTAAAGGAGCACTAAGCTGGAGCCAATAACATCATGATTACTGTAAAAGAACAGTGAAGCAAACACCACACCAAGCAAAGAACTGTAGAAACAGTATGAAACTATAACATAATTTTAGTATTGCCTAACAATGAAGAAAACACACCGAATCCACGACCAGGCCTGCGATTGCAGATTTCACAATGCCAAATATCCTGCACCCAAAACCAATAGTTAAATTGCATGCAATGGCTAAAAGATGAAGTACATTAACAACAATATCTCAAAAACACTGGAGTagaacaataatatttttgtctGCAACCACTTTCAAGAACTGCGTTATAACACAGACTACTTTTGCAAAAGCAATCTATGATCTTTAgataattttccaaaatgtttcataattatatttatacaataaatattaaGATTTCAGTgcataaaaagtaaaaagtgaggAAATCAATGTAAGTAAAAACTTGAACTTTTGGTATGCAAATTAGACATACGCAAACATAGgggaaatttttaaatatgatagcTAAATCCTactaaaactataaaaagatTTTGGCAAATTTGCAATAGTTATTATagtaccaaaaatggaataaactaaaaaagggAAGTCCCTCCCAAAGTAGCATTATTAAGTATAAAATTGAACAGACCTGAGGGAAAACTCCGTTAGTTTGACGACCACTTCCATACATTGAGACACACCATTTTTTCTTTGCATTAGGTACAAAATATTCAGCTACAAATTTCCTCCAGAACTCAATACTGTTGTCCTACAATACAAGGGAAGCAAGTCTCTTCTGTCAAACTAATCCAGATTCCCAAATACTATATAAAGTCTTTCTCTAAacaataaataactaaatcgGTCAAATTTTCTTACTTCAGGTCTATGTTGCTGCTGGTACATATAATGAGTTAGCCTTCTGGCACACGTTCCAGGCTCATACACAGGTTTTACAGGGGGCCTAATAGGCAAATTCTGGTTTTGAAACTGAGATTGCAGCTGGGATCTTTGTTgaggcatggattttaataGTTGATGTTGCTGAATTTGCATAAGCCTCTGTTGTTGCAAAATCTGTGCAGCCGCACCTGCCTGAGAGGACTGTCTTGACAGGAGGTGATGCTGCTGGTGTTGCTGATGCATAAACAGAGACGAGTCAGACTGCTGGGGTGCCATCTTGACAGGACCCAAGCCTCTCATATTGTGTAGTTGCTGAGGTTCCAATTTCACAGGACCAAGGTTACGCATAGTTTGCAACTGCTGTGGTGCTTGCTCATTAGTTACTTGAGGTTCCAACTTAAGATGGCCACCGCCTCCTAATCCAGCATGCATTCCTTGATATTGctgttgctgctgctgttgtTGGGTATTGCTCGGAGCAGAAAACTGCTGCTGATTATGTTGGAAATTCTGAGCATCAATCTGCTGAGCTTGTTGCTGGTCCATCAACATTTGGCCGCTTGAATTATTTGAGAACTGCTGCTGGCCTTGAGCTTGACCGGATGAATTTGGGTTCAATGCCATGGGTGAAGACATATAAGATGAGGAAGGCTGATTGTATCCCATCCCGTTTCCGATGCCAGAAAGTGGATCAGACTCTGCCCCGCCATCAAGAAGCCCTCTCTGGGTGATACCAGGGCCAGAACGCGGGGCCCCATTTCCAAATGACTGATGGAGCATAGACACATTGGGAACATTCCCAATCGGGTTCATGTTATTAAACTGATTTCGGGGCGACACCAGAGATGGAAATGCATTTTGAGAAGGCATGCCATTGCCACCCCCCTGACTGCCCAAAAGCCCGGAATTTGCTCTTAACAAAGAAGGTGGAACTGGCTGGCCTCCACCAAGTGGGGCTGGAGGCCCCTGCGGCACCATTTTCCGCTGAAATCAACACACTTCAAATTACAAGACTCTTAAGATATCGATACCAAGCTTACACCACCTCAATAACATTTATAGCATTCGCAACAGTAAAGTGCGACAACAAGTACAAAGTCAGAAAGATAGTTCAATTTGCTAAGTATTTAGACATACAATCGACTAATGCTAGCATGTTGGTCTACTATCCaactaaaaatgaagaacaatCAAAAGAGCAGGGATATAAGCCTCATGCATGAGGGCTGCTTCTCATAAATAATGCTAAATGTTAAAAATCTACTATAAATTAGGAATGGCTAACTTTGTCGCCGGACATTCTAAGTACACTCCTCTTCTATTTTAATCATACTCTATCATCAACTCCTATGAAACCCTGCAAAATGCAGTGAATTCAAGTCAAGTCACTCACCAGCAACCCTAAAATAGCAAGTAAACGGCATAAATCTAATTATTACTGCATCAAAGGAGCTCaatcaattaacaaataaGGAAAAATATGGGCGTAAGAAAGTATTGAGGAACTAATTAAACCTAACATACGATATACGACAGTGAAAAGGATAGCGCATCAAACCCTAGAAATCTAGTCAGAACAGAAAAAAATCACTCGATCCAACGCATTACTCTATTAGAGCATGCAAAACAGCCAACAGATCAGTAATTGTATaggaaacaaaaattcaaatcgaGAAAACAAACATGGCAATGAAGCAGCGACTTACCGAAGTAGGATTCCGATTTCAACGCTAGCGTCACTGAAATCCGCGAAATTGAGATTAAGTAACACTCACTACTTCTTTACTCTCTTTAAGAGTTCAATTAACCAGATAAATCAATTCAGCTTCCCTCCGAATACACGAAATCGAGAATACAGAGAGGtatgtttaagtgtgcaaGTAAACAGCTGCCAAAAAAAGTCTCCTGAAAATCTAATACACGAGTTTTATAGAGTGAGCTTTTTAGAGATGCAacagagaagagagaagagtTGTTTGATCTGTGTGTGCTGGGGCTTTTATTGCGGACGTCAAAATGGTATTACATCGGATTCAATATTGTCTCTCAcgtttctttctttctccattCTTTTTTCTCACTATTCAACTCGCATCTCATCTCCATCTTTTCTTTACTATGGATATTAttacaatatatttaatccataattaaaaatatactcatccatttctattttttagagtataaaaaaactcaaaccattcaataaattttttataaaaaaactcaaaccATTCAATAAAGACAAAGGAataagttttaagaaaattgaagtATATGCAAGGAAGCCAAAAGCATAAAAGCACAAAAGCAAGAAACAATGTAATAtcataatgtaataaaaatctacgaacaaataataattcatttacaTATAAGCTTAGGCATCCCATAGGCGAATAGAAAGAGGAATTGTTTATGAAGTTGTGCCAATTATCTATTCGGGGATGGGAAATCAAGTTAGAGTATTCTGTCATAAAATCATTTATCGTCGTCGGTAGGATAGGTTTGATTTTCGTACCTTTATTTGTTGCATCCATTTCATAGTATATTTGTTCACTCAGTTTTTTCGTTTTTggttgttaaaaaaattagtcattttttttatttttagtaagctTTTTCTTCTGCTAAGTTGTATCACAATTTTCAGTAATGattatttaaacatttttctctctatatctaatgaattgtatatatagttgatgCGAACTCCACGACAATGCAACACCAGATGGACAGTTGAAGGAGGAAGAGGTATCGCACGAAGAGGAAGAACCGAGGCAGAAGGAACATGGCGGAGGAACAACAGCCAAGAATCTTAGACTGAGAAGACAAATCAAACCNNNNNNNNNNNNNNNNNNNNNNNNNNNNNNNNNNNNNNNNNNNNNNNNNNNNNNNNNNNNNNNNNNNNNNNNNNNNNNNNNNNNNNNNNNNNNNNNNNNNTACTTCAGGTCTATGTTGCTGCTGGTACATATAATGAGTTAGCCTTCTGGCACACGTTCCAGGCTCATACACAGGTTTTACAGGGGGCCTAATAGGCAAATTCTGGTTTTGAAACTGAGATTGCAGCTGGGATCTTTGTTgaggcatggattttaataGTTGATGTTGCTGAATTTGCATAAGCCTCTGTTGTTGCAAAATCTGTGCAGCCGCACCTGCCTGAGAGGACTGTCTTGACAGGAGGTGATGCTGCTGGTGTTGCTGATGCATAAACAGAGACGAGTCAGACTGCTGGGGTGCCATCTTGACAGGACCCAAGCCTCTCATATTGTGTAGTTGCTGAGGTTCCAATTTCACAGGACCAAGGTTACGCATAGTTTGCAACTGCTGTGGTGCTTGCTCATTAGTTACTTGAGGTTCCAACTTAAGATGGCCACCGCCTCCTAATCCAGCATGCATTCCTTGATATTG harbors:
- the LOC125221677 gene encoding transcriptional corepressor SEUSS-like isoform X1 → MSGDKRKMVPQGPPAPLGGGQPVPPSLLRANSGLLGSQGGGNGMPSQNAFPSLVSPRNQFNNMNPIGNVPNVSMLHQSFGNGAPRSGPGITQRGLLDGGAESDPLSGIGNGMGYNQPSSSYMSSPMALNPNSSGQAQGQQQFSNNSSGQMLMDQQQAQQIDAQNFQHNQQQFSAPSNTQQQQQQQQYQGMHAGLGGGGHLKLEPQVTNEQAPQQLQTMRNLGPVKLEPQQLHNMRGLGPVKMAPQQSDSSLFMHQQHQQHHLLSRQSSQAGAAAQILQQQRLMQIQQHQLLKSMPQQRSQLQSQFQNQNLPIRPPVKPVYEPGTCARRLTHYMYQQQHRPEDNSIEFWRKFVAEYFVPNAKKKWCVSMYGSGRQTNGVFPQDIWHCEICNRRPGRGFEATAEVLPRLFKIKYESGTLEELLYVDMPREYQNSSGQIVLDYAKAIQESVFEQLRVVRDGQLRIVFSPDLKICSWEFCARRHEELIPRRLLIPQVSQLGAAAQKCQAATSNTSSSSSVSELQNNCNTFVASARQLAKALEVPLVNDLGYTKRYVRCLQISEVVNSMKDLIDYSRGTGTGPMESLTKFPQRTKAGFQGQPQRNEGQQQEQMMGQNASNPGQAAVMQLAAASNGMPSVSNTTNTGPTTSSTGNIAVLLHQNSINSRHQNPVSNANSPHGGGISVQMQSPGSSITMRQSQSAPSPFQSPGPSSSNNPQPSPYGGGLSGAPANSPNVSMQQPSLSGDADAHDSQSSVQKIIHDMMMSSQLGGAGMMGTGATSGDMKNVNGMSSANNSAAMNGINSLAGHGVATGNHSMGGVGFGSLSNGHGQSTLANGVRSAVGNNTMPVNGRLGLPMTREQSLSQQQDLGSQLHNGMGTVNGFHDLQFDWKSSP
- the LOC125221677 gene encoding transcriptional corepressor SEUSS-like isoform X2, whose amino-acid sequence is MVPQGPPAPLGGGQPVPPSLLRANSGLLGSQGGGNGMPSQNAFPSLVSPRNQFNNMNPIGNVPNVSMLHQSFGNGAPRSGPGITQRGLLDGGAESDPLSGIGNGMGYNQPSSSYMSSPMALNPNSSGQAQGQQQFSNNSSGQMLMDQQQAQQIDAQNFQHNQQQFSAPSNTQQQQQQQQYQGMHAGLGGGGHLKLEPQVTNEQAPQQLQTMRNLGPVKLEPQQLHNMRGLGPVKMAPQQSDSSLFMHQQHQQHHLLSRQSSQAGAAAQILQQQRLMQIQQHQLLKSMPQQRSQLQSQFQNQNLPIRPPVKPVYEPGTCARRLTHYMYQQQHRPEDNSIEFWRKFVAEYFVPNAKKKWCVSMYGSGRQTNGVFPQDIWHCEICNRRPGRGFEATAEVLPRLFKIKYESGTLEELLYVDMPREYQNSSGQIVLDYAKAIQESVFEQLRVVRDGQLRIVFSPDLKICSWEFCARRHEELIPRRLLIPQVSQLGAAAQKCQAATSNTSSSSSVSELQNNCNTFVASARQLAKALEVPLVNDLGYTKRYVRCLQISEVVNSMKDLIDYSRGTGTGPMESLTKFPQRTKAGFQGQPQRNEGQQQEQMMGQNASNPGQAAVMQLAAASNGMPSVSNTTNTGPTTSSTGNIAVLLHQNSINSRHQNPVSNANSPHGGGISVQMQSPGSSITMRQSQSAPSPFQSPGPSSSNNPQPSPYGGGLSGAPANSPNVSMQQPSLSGDADAHDSQSSVQKIIHDMMMSSQLGGAGMMGTGATSGDMKNVNGMSSANNSAAMNGINSLAGHGVATGNHSMGGVGFGSLSNGHGQSTLANGVRSAVGNNTMPVNGRLGLPMTREQSLSQQQDLGSQLHNGMGTVNGFHDLQFDWKSSP